The nucleotide sequence cttcctagctgtgtcactctgggtaagtcacttaaccctaattgcttagctcttaccgctcttctgccttagaataaatacaaagcattgattctgagatggaaggtgagggtcattaaaaaaataaatacataaaatcacagatccattgaagtAAATTAGAAAACCTACTCTCCTGTTCTTTCAGTGATTGTGACTTAAATGGGATTTATTTGAAGATTACAGGGAAAAAAGctaaggaaaagaacatgatgaGTAAATCAAATTCCAAGTTATCTATAATTAACAAGGTAATTATTACTCAGAATGTTCTGTGATAAGTCTAGAAGGGTACAGATGCAATCTTCAAGGATCTTATGTTCTAAATTAATTCTAATCACCCAACTCAGTCAATAGTCTGAAAGTTAGGGGGGTGTGAGGGGTGGAGGGGAGACCAATTTTAAAGAGTTCTAAAGACAAAGAGACTCGCTAGAGTAACTAGTAACTCCCAGTTAGGGTATGCTGATCTGGGTGGGTTCAGTGGGTCTAGAATGATTGATGATCAAGTACagatcaggaaaaaaattctGATTAAAGATACCATCTAAAGATACAGATGTACCTTCAAACTGTGGGCCTTGGGAACCAATGGCAAGTCACAAAGGATTTAAGTATAACCTCTTATCAGCATTTCTTCACTCTTACTTGTAGCTAGTTCTTTTTATCTAGATGATTTTGGTGATTTGACAATCAAGATTATAAAATTTCCTCCAAAATATGTTGGAAAAAAGCCATACTTCCAAAGTCTAGAGATCACATTTCAGCTAAAGAAACAAAACTCTGTAAATAAATACTAAGCTGTCAGGAAAGCTTTTCAAATCAGAAAGCCATTTATATCCCCTGACATCCAGCTGTTGGTTACTTACCAGAGATGGCCAGCTGCTGGATTTTAAATTGCAGGTTGATAGTAGGATTCTCATCAGGTTTAGAAGCCCCAGCTTGAAGACTCATAGTTCCCTTCAAACTTGGCAGCTTTTGGGGATTTATTTTTCCTACATCCCAAGAGAGTAACttcaaagagaagaggaaaaatgataACAGAATTGATGACTCCAAATGTGCTCCGTAAATATTTTTGTTAGTCTTGTTTCTACACAAAAAAGAGTCCACAATAGTCCTCTTAAATGTATTTGAGCTATgatattttacaggaaaaaaaaggatttcaaacaaaaaaattagttgCACTGGAATTAACATTTAAAGGAAGTTGCTTTCAGGGTGCTAAGTATATAACATAAGCTGCCCCTGCGGTGTTTTTACTACCTACAGGtagtaattatatttttttattgtcacaTCATTTCAAAGAAGGCAAACTGTCCCAATTTCCATTTCCAACAAATGACACAGTCACTTCTGAGAATTAAAGAATGACTATTGTATCAGATAGATCTAATCCAAAATTTCTTAATCCACAATCACCTACCTTGGTAACTGGGTCAAAAGTGTGAGTCCCCTGAGATGGAGTAAGGCTCATATTTAGGACCCCTTTGGGCATTTGGCTGGTGACGATCACTCCCTCTATAGTTTTCCCCATAGTTTGCTTGGGTCCCACTGTGATCTCAAAGCGTCCCAATGAGCTACTATCTCGGAAACTGATGTTATGTTTCACATATACTGGAATTGCAACCAAGCTGAGGAGATAAAAAAGATAAGGGAATTCATTAAACTATTTCAATGAAAGCATGTAACATCTCttaaccttttcctttttctcctgccATCATATTATCTTCTTCACATGAATCAACTTATTAAAGTACTTGGCACACTTTAAACCACTATACagatgctagttattattattattatcatcatcattattattattacaattatgtCTTCATCTCTTGACTCAAtccatatacaaagaataaacaaaaatactttctcttccccccacccccaccaaggATTACACATTATCTAGTAGCTAAATTACAAGACATAGAGTCTTGACTCTAAATTTCTAACGTTGCTGAGGCAGTGGACTTCTAAAACATAGCCTTGGGTTCTGAAAAATCAGTGTTTGAAACCTGGCTTTGCCACTCACTAAaagtctgaccttgggcaaatcccagtctctctttgggcctcagttttctaaccTATTAAATAATGGAGCTGGAGCTCTAAAAGTCAATGtttcttaaaacaaaatcaattaaGCTCACAAATCCTGAGTACCAGATATCAGGAATGAGAAGTCATGTTACCCCTGTATTTGCATTTCTAGATTGATGGGTAatacttttttctggaaatgTAAAACTATTATCTTATATACTTATGTAGTGTTTTTAACGTTTTTCAAAGGCCTTTTGCATTCATGATAAATTTGATtctaataaatcaataaaacagGTGGggcattattttttccatttgatagatggataaatatagAAAAGTAAGCTGGATCACTTAACAAGATACTGGCCAATTTGGGACTAAAACCTGGTTCCCTGTACTTTCTCCTATACTTTatgctttttttcattaattctcactTTCTCTAAAGGAATTGAAATCCTCAGATTAAAGAGATAATTGAAATCTGAACAATTATTGTTTTCTATAGTTTttcaaatacttgttgaatgaataagaacATAAATAAAACAGGTAGGTTCACATTCTAAGTTGAGAAAAATATTCTGATTCATACATATGTTTCATTCGCATGAAGAAAAGCTGCTTACTTCTGAGCACTGACATGGTAGGAGAGCAGGCGGAAGTTTCCATCAGGGGGGATGAAAGAAAGGATACGTTCAGATTCCCAGCGCTTGAAACGAACACAGGGATGAAAGCTGACATCATCCAATAACCTAGGGTTCTAAAGTTACCATATAAGGAAGAataaggaatagaaaataaatactcaCATATCATCGAAGGAAACTTTAGatgtttttcataaaaataaacaaaaatcctcCAGTTATGTAGAATGAACTTAGCTAGCCAATACAAGTTTTTTGGCCAATACATTTAATtccttgtttcatttctttctctttttttaccaCTAAGTATGCTAACATCTCTTTTTTCAAGCACTATATCTCCAATCCAGTGTTTTACCATGAAGGAAAGTGTGAGGTCTGGCATCCCTGTCAGTTTGACACAAGCATCAATAACTCCTTGGATCTCAGCAGTGATTGTAGAACctgacaacaaaaataaaacaaacaaaataaaaggccACTGAACCAGTTGAATGTCATCATTCTAAGTTCTAAGACATTTCATGTATGCTAAAAGAccttaataaaatgtaatttccctcAAATTCTAAGAAGTTTTTCTCAAGGTCTGTCAAATTAAATAAATGGGGGAAAAAGTCTCATTAGTGATCCCATTAGGGATAATCAATACCAGCATGGTCCTGGTAATAAGGAATAAAACACTTAAGAAAAGCAACactttagaaaatgaaatttctacttagaaaaatttctttttaattttctttttggtgCTTACAGATCTTAATAGTAGGAACACAAGATGGGCAAAGAAAATTGTCAGAACAAAACTTAATCTATATGAAATCCTTAcgataaaatcataaaatatcaaGACAAGCCTATTGATATATTGCACAGAGACACAAATAAACATAACTGTCAGTTAAGCCATAAAAGGAAAGCCTAGTTCCTGTACAAATTActacatgaaaaaaatcattgttcTCAATTTTCTTAGCACTCAGACACTTCAGATCACAGCTGTAGATACCTGATTTATCAATGATGGCATCAATCTCCTCAATCACATCAAAATATGCCTCGTTATTGGTATATTTCACCCCAGTCCGTCGCCATGGTACCACGGATAACTGCCCAGTGGGAAGCTGATCACCCACATTTGTGCTTCCTAAAACAGTGATTAATGCAATTTTATACATATTTGATTCCAACTTCCTACTTCCCCTAACCAAATATCTACATAATTAGTAGAAGTTTTCTGAACTAAAGATACATTCTTCTCCAAAGGCTTTCCCTCTCTTTATCCTGGAATGACCTGATCTATCTAAAAAATTTCTTGTTGCCATCTGGTCTAGCAGTGTTCTTAAAAGAACAGTACACCTCCCTTAGTCACCATCCTCTCCCTACTCctggtgaggaaaaaaaaaaagctacctaAAGAACAGACTCCATTATTATGGTTTTGAAAGTAACCTGAACTTACTTACTCAAATTCCACAATAGCCTGCAGTTTTAAATAATGTAATGGCTTCCACCAAGGATATCAGTATATACAGTGGTGTACAATTTTCATGGGTAAAATCATCTCATTCTTGATGAGTTCTTGGGTATACCAGGATTCTGGTGCCAGAGTGAATCCATCAATACCATCTCTCTTAGTCCAAGGCCAAGGGTTTAATGTTATAAAAGATTACTGTAATTCCTTTCTGTCATATGCCAACTAAAGATGCATTTCAAGCAATTTTTATGTTCATcataaaaaaaaggtgaagagggggcagctagatggctcagtggatagaattccagggctggagttgggagaacctaggtttaaatctagcttcagacatttcctagctgtgtgacccagggaaagtcacttaaccctgtttgcctagcccttacccttctgttttAAAggtgttactaagacaaaaagagtttttttaagtaaataaatatatttaaaaaggtaaaaagactTTACTAAAATCCCATACGACTAACCCTCATCTAAGATATGTTCTCCTCCCACTATTTCTTGCACCTTTTCAAACTGAATGTAGAAATAACAAATTATAATCCATGCCCTTAGTAGCATCTTCATAGTCAGGTGTTGGGGAAGTTGTTCTTAGACATCAGTTTCCTAGGATTGAGTTGGATACAGAGCATTTATAACTCTATAGTGTTTTATAAATGACCACacttcattaaaatatatacagaaaataaCAAAACTGTAAGACTTATAGATATACTTCAGTGGTCTATTTCTTTTCCCTGTCAAAATGCTCAAAATGTgtaaagttttttcttctttgtaaagagGTAGTAAGAGTTCCTTAGAACTGAAGAAATTTTCTGCATAACAAAGAGTATCATTTCAGTCCATGCTCAACATTTAGAGGGCATAATTAGAAAGCAAACattaaaattaaagcaactgaaaatcagaaataatttttctcctGAGACTAGAGCTCAACCAATACAAAATTTTAGAACAAGCCATATGATGATTTCAGCAGACTAGAATTAGTTTTTGCACTCTTCTCCATACCTGTGATAGTGTTAACAACAGTTCGAAGGATAGTAGGtggttttatcagttctttcaagATGTTTGACTCAGTAGCCAATGGGAACCCATTGTCTAGCATCTCTTCTAGTACCTCATAAACCACAACAACATTGTCTTTGATAACTAGCTCTGAACAGACTCCAAAATAATCctggagaaaataaaacaaatatattgatCACATACAGAGAATAAGAAATCAATAACTTTTCCAATGAAAGAAGATATAgtcttatttatattatttaaatttttaaaaagaatgtttatttttctcaatcacatgtaattttttttaacattttaaaaataatttttgagttccaaattctctctcccttcttccctccccctccttgaaaaggcaagcacTTTGATAGAGTTTATATATGTGTAGTCATGttaaacacatttctatattatccaagttgcaaaagagaaaacagatttcCCTTCACCCCTACTGCCAAAAGAGAAATCATggcaaaaataaagttttaaaagtatgctttgattgTATTCAGGCTTAATcattaagttctttctctgaaggtggatagcatttttcatcataagtcctttggaattatcttggatcattatatggATCTGagcagccaagtctttcacaggtgatcactgtacaatattgATGTTGCTGCATACGATGTtatctcctggctctgctctcttcactttgcattgttaagtcttcccaagtttttctgaaaccatcctgctcatcattcttatagcacaaaagcattccatctcaatcatataccacaacttgttcagtcattccccaattaaagggcatccctttgatttccaattctttgccaccacaaaaagagttgctataaatatttttgtacatataggacctttttttttctttgatctctttgggatacagatacaGCAGTACTGCTGGTTAAAACATACGCAGTTTTTAGCCCTTTGGACAttgttctaaattgctctccaaaatgggtTGGAGCAGTTCACAACTGAACCAAGAGTGCATTAGTGTCTTACGTTTTCCTACATCCTTTCCAAcactgttttccttttctgtcacattgtgttcagtcatttctgtcttgactgattcttcatgaccctatttgggattttcttgccaaagataatggagtggtttgccatttcttcttctagctcattttacagatgaggaaactgaggcagatcgggtaagtgacttacccaggactaCATTAGCGAGTATGTGTCTATGAGGAGAtatgaactctggaagatgagtcttcccgactccaggctcagcactgagccatctagctgtcccttctGTCGTATTAGCCAGTCTTACAGGTGTGAAGCAATACTTCATTATTattgtaatttgcatttctctagtcaataataatttagagcagcgatgggcaaattatggctcACAGGCCAGATGTGAGGGgaggggcctgaaatgttctctccagcagtgggacattattcctaatctgatgaatacaatgagtaggatataatacaatgaaacttcaaaagagttgccttagaaacagactgacagatgagcatttcatttcctttggccccccctcttttaaaagtttagccatcactgatttagagcatttttcacaagattatattcatatgaaaactgcctgttcatatcctttgaccatttatcagttggggaatgacttctaTTCTcctaaatttgactcagttttctatatatttgaaaaatgaggcctttatcagagaaacctgTTATAAaattcccccacacacacccaaGTATCCTGATTTTTTTGCTAATCTTGGCTGCACTGGCTTTATGCAGAAtctttttaatcaaaattatacattttatatcccATAAGACTctcagtcataaattcttcctttatccataaatctgacaggcaaagtattccatgctcctctaattatcatcctttatttctaaatcatgtactcattttacttttatcttggtatttggtgtgagatgttggcctacacctagtttctgccaaactgctttctagttttcctggcAATTTTTGTCAGACAGTGAATTCTGACCCTAAGAGtttggatctttgtgtttatcaaatagtagattattatggtcatttactaatatgtattgtgtacctaatcttttccattgatctaccactttatttcttagtaccagattgttttgatgattaccgtTCTATAATACAGTTTGAGTTCTGATACTtttaggccactttccttcactttttcccCCCACTGATTCCCCTGATAATCTTGACCTTTtttccttccagatgaattttttttcctagctttaaaaaataaagttttggtAACTAGCCCTAAATAAATTagtttaagtagaattgtcatttttattatattggctcagcctaccaaAGTGCTACCAATAATATtactccaattgtttagatctgactttgtgtgaaaaatgtcttGTAATTGTTTCCATACCCATCCTGggttgtcttggcagatagactccAAAGAATTTTATAGTGTCTGcagttttttaaatagaatttctctatctcttcttgctggactttgttggtaataacATTactttttgaacattttttgcTGAGATTTCCAGAAACTTGTTTTTATAGATgggtttttttcttattcctttttggTATTTCTATGTGTAAGTGTCTAAGTAACAAAACAATAACACAAGAATTATAGCTTGTATTCTATTTCTATTGATTGGCAAAACTTATTATAGTATCTTAGGAGTTGCAAGTGACTTTtaaaggtcatccagtccaactccaATCTAGTATAAGAATCCCTCTTACAATAATAGTGTGACCAAAGTATTGCTTATTGAAAAGTACAGAAGTCTTTAGAATATCTTTCATTGTTTGGAAGcaacaaaataaaaaggagggGGGCCTATGCAAGTTTGTTAATAATGACTTTATAATTGTGGAGCATTTTCTACTTGATTCTAATAACTTTATGCTATAAGCAGGTTTTATCACTGAACAATTAGTTGTTCCATACTGAATGGATTATTTTGAATCATCACtagaagttgttttcttttgtttttaacctttactttctattctaaggtagaagggaggtaaggactaggcaacggaGATTACATGACTTACTTGTAAGCCTAGGCCTAGAGGGCCTGAAGTTAGATGGACCTGggttcactgtgccacctagctacctaaaAGAAGTTAAACAGAAGCTAGATGACTACTTGTTGGAGTATATAAAATCCCAGAATAGAAGAGACCTCAAATGTCATTACTGTCTAATAACTGAATAAACAAAATCCAATCACTGAAAAGTAATTTTATACAACACCTCTGAAAAGTAAGTATCCTGTCTTCAGTGGGAAAACCCCAGTGAAGGGGAATCCACTATCTCCTGAAGTGGTTCATTCCAGGTAGTTCTGTTATTTCCTATAGATCAAGCTTAAATCTGTCTTTCTGCAACTTCTACCTATCATTCCCACTGAAGGCCAAGCACAAATCTAATCACTGATCCACATTagaacccttcaaatatttgaagtcagCTCTCATGTGCCTTCTCACCATCCAGCTTTTCAGGTTAAACatctctagttccttcaactgGAGACCTAGATCATGGTGTCTTGGTGCCTTATTATTCTTCTTGCTCTCCTTCTGATGTACTCCAGTCTGTCCAGAGCTGACCTAAATGATGGCACAGAAATGAACACGATACTCCAGATGTAGTCTGACCAGGCTGGTGCTATTACCCATTCTGGACACTATGCCTCTTTTTCAGTCTAAAATGTGAT is from Gracilinanus agilis isolate LMUSP501 chromosome 2, AgileGrace, whole genome shotgun sequence and encodes:
- the AP3M2 gene encoding AP-3 complex subunit mu-2 isoform X1 — encoded protein: MIHSLFLINSSGDIFLEKHWKSVVSRSVCDYFFEAQERATEAENVPPVIPTPHHYLLSVYRHKIFFVAVIQTEVPPLFVIEFLHRVVDTFQDYFGVCSELVIKDNVVVVYEVLEEMLDNGFPLATESNILKELIKPPTILRTVVNTITGSTNVGDQLPTGQLSVVPWRRTGVKYTNNEAYFDVIEEIDAIIDKSGSTITAEIQGVIDACVKLTGMPDLTLSFMNPRLLDDVSFHPCVRFKRWESERILSFIPPDGNFRLLSYHVSAQNLVAIPVYVKHNISFRDSSSLGRFEITVGPKQTMGKTIEGVIVTSQMPKGVLNMSLTPSQGTHTFDPVTKLLSWDVGKINPQKLPSLKGTMSLQAGASKPDENPTINLQFKIQQLAISGLKVNRLDMYGEKYKPFKGIKYMTKAGKFQVRT
- the AP3M2 gene encoding AP-3 complex subunit mu-2 isoform X2, whose amino-acid sequence is MIHSLFLINSSGDIFLEKHWKSVVSRSVCDYFFEAQERATEAENVPPVIPTPHHYLLSVYRHKIFFVAVIQTEVPPLFVIEFLHRVVDTFQQYFGSTNVGDQLPTGQLSVVPWRRTGVKYTNNEAYFDVIEEIDAIIDKSGSTITAEIQGVIDACVKLTGMPDLTLSFMNPRLLDDVSFHPCVRFKRWESERILSFIPPDGNFRLLSYHVSAQNLVAIPVYVKHNISFRDSSSLGRFEITVGPKQTMGKTIEGVIVTSQMPKGVLNMSLTPSQGTHTFDPVTKLLSWDVGKINPQKLPSLKGTMSLQAGASKPDENPTINLQFKIQQLAISGLKVNRLDMYGEKYKPFKGIKYMTKAGKFQVRT